Proteins encoded together in one Camelina sativa cultivar DH55 chromosome 9, Cs, whole genome shotgun sequence window:
- the LOC104710604 gene encoding ubiquinol oxidase 1c, mitochondrial yields MITTVVRRSLLDASKPATSINALYHQLAPAKNFRAPAMGGVRDLSKMTFEKKETSVEDKKGSTDGGKTDDQGNKGEQLIVSYWGVKPMKITKEDGTEWKWSCFRPWETYKADLTIDLKKHHVPSTLPDKLAYWMVKSLRWPTDLFFQRRYGCRAMMLETVAAVPGMVGGMLMHFKSLRRFEQSGGWIKALLEEAENERMHLMTFMEVAKPKWYERALVIAVQGVFFNAYLLGYIISPKFAHRMVGYLEEEAIHSYTEFLKEIDNGNIENVPAPAIAIDYWRLEADATLRDVVMVVRADEAHHRDVNHYASDIHYQGHELKEAPAPIGYH; encoded by the exons ATGATCACTACAGTAGTCCGTCGATCTCTCCTTGATGCATCAAAGCCGGCGACTTCCATTAATGCTCTATATCACCAACTTGCTCCAGCGAAAAATTTCAGGGCTCCGGCGATGGGAGGCGTGAGAGATCTCAGCAAGATGACATTTGAAAAGAAGGAAACGTCCGTGGAGGATAAGAAAGGATCTACCGACGGCGGCAAGACTGATGATCAAGGTAACAAAGGGGAGCAACTAATCGTTAGTTATTGGGGTGTGAAGCCAATGAAAATCACCAAAGAAGATGGAACTGAATGGAAATGGAGTTGCTTTCGG CCATGGGAGACTTATAAAGCAGACCTGACTATAGATTTGAAGAAGCATCATGTGCCTTCCACTTTACCGGATAAGTTAGCTTATTGGATGGTTAAATCTCTTCGATGGCCTACCGATCTCTTCTTCCAG AGGAGATACGGATGCCGAGCGATGATGCTAGAGACGGTAGCAGCGGTACCAGGAATGGTTGGAGGGATGCTTATGCACTTCAAATCGCTAAGGCGTTTCGAACAAAGTGGGGGTTGGATCAAAGCCCTTCTCGAAGAAGCAGAGAACGAGAGAATGCACTTGATGACATTCATGGAAGTTGCGAAACCCAAATGGTACGAACGAGCTCTTGTGATCGCCGTTCAAGGCGTTTTCTTCAACGCTTATCTACTCGGATACATAATCTCTCCCAAATTTGCTCATCGTATGGTTGGATACCTTGAGGAAGAAGCAATACATTCTTACACCGAGTTTCTAAAGGAAATAGATAATGGTAACATTGAGAACGTTCCCGCACCGGCTATTGCTATTGATTACTGGAGGCTTGAAGCTGACGCCACGCTTCGTGATGTCGTCATGGTGGTTCGTGCTGATGAGGCGCATCACCGTGACGTTAACCACTATGCATCC GATATTCACTACCAAGGTCATGAGCTGAAAGAAGCTCCAGCTCCCATAGGATATCACTGA
- the LOC104710606 gene encoding denticleless protein homolog, with product MESSRSRSVFVDIGLRELNGFRVRKRPFFPDSELTCRELTGVSVEHDGIRTPPLAVSFCKTSRNSQLFAVSDEDGHVSLFNSSKKFASSATHQENTEKARFRDWIAHYNAVFDISWIKGDSCLLTASGDQTIKVWDVEENKCTGVLIGHTGTVKSMCPHPTNSDLLVSGSRDGCFALWDLRCKSSSYKQELCINSTDMVKGAHLSPLSKRIRRRKAASSSITSVLYLKDEITIATAGALDSALKFWDTRKLKVPFAQASPQSDPTNTKEKGLHGIVSLSQDSSGTLLTASCKDNRINLYDTLQLDKGPVKSFSGCRIDSFFVRTMISPDGEYVLSGSSDGNAYIWQVNKPHADPTLLKGHDFEVTAVDWSPSEIGKVATASDDFTVRLWNIENNRCSNANSTASAPRVKRRVTALSDSEAKEILEMNREAESPQQHSLLLSSSDDKQSMPIIGTPESKKKKTSSSSSLSSLSSSSEEDTICERTPETTFNSPSSVLNPPSSVKRRTIRDYFLVTP from the exons ATGGAATCCTCCAGATCTAGATCCGTCTTCGTCGACATCGGACTCAGAGAGCTCAACGGCTTTCGAG TACGGAAGCGACCGTTCTTCCCAGATTCCGAGCTGACTTGCAGAGAATTAACCGGCGTTTCGGTAGAACACGACGGGATTCGAACTCCTCCGTTGGCTGTTTCGTTTTGTAAG ACTAGCCGGAATTCTCAATTATTCGCGGTATCAGATGAAGATGGACATGTGAGCTTGTTTAATTCCAGTAAGAAGTTTGCCTCTTCTGCAACCCACCAAGAGAATACAG AGAAAGCTAGGTTTCGTGATTGGATTGCTCATTATAATGCTGTGTTTGATATTTCTTGGATCAAG GGAGATAGTTGTCTTCTGACTGCCTCTGGTGATCAAACT ATTAAAGTGTGGGATGTGGAGGAGAATAAGTGTACTGGAGTTCTTATAGGACACACAGGAACTGTGAAATCAATGTGTCCACATCCAACTAATTCTG atcttcttgtATCTGGTTCAAGAGATGGATGTTTTGCGCTATGGGATTTAAGATGTAAAAGTAGTTCTTACAAACAGGAACTTTGTATCAA CTCTACTGACATGGTTAAAGGAGCTCATCTATCCCCTCTTTCAAAACGAATCAGACGTCGCAAG GCTGCTTCATCAAGTATTACCTCTGTGCTTTATCTCAAGGACGAGATCACAATTGCCACTGCTGGAGCACTTGATAG TGCCTTGAAATTTTGGGATACAAGGAAGCTGAAAGTTCCTTTTGCTCAAGCATCTCCACAGTCAGACCCAACAAACACTAAG GAAAAAGGATTACATGGTATAGTATCCTTGTCTCAGGACTCAAGTGGAACCCTTCTCACAGCATCATGCAAGGACAATAG AATCAATTTATACGACACGCTGCAGCTTGACAAAGGACCTGTAAAATCCTTCTCTGGCTGCCGAATTGATTCTTTTTTCGTAAGG ACAATGATTAGTCCTGATGGTGAATATGTTTTGAGCGGTTCAAGCGATGGAAACGCTTACATATGGCAG GTCAATAAGCCTCACGCAGATCCTACACTCTTAAAAGGCCACGACTTTGAAGTTACTGCAGTAGATTG GTCTCCATCAGAGATTGGGAAAGTTGCAACAGCTTCAGATGATTTCACG GTACGACTGTGGAACATAGAGAACAACCGCTGTTCGAACGCAAACTCAACAGCATCTGCGCCTAGAGTCAAACGCAGAGTAACCGCATTGTCAGATAGTGAAGCCAAAGAGATACTTGAGATGAACAGAGAAGCTGAGAGTCCGCAACAGCATTCactattattatcatcatcagatGATAAACAGTCAATGCCTATCATCGGAACTCCAGAgtctaaaaagaagaaaacatcttcatcatcatcattgtcatcgttatcatcatcatcagaagaagatACAATATGCGAGAGAACACCAGAAACCACATTCAACAGTCCATCCTCTGTACTAAACCCTCCTTCCTCAGTCAAAAGGCGAACTATTAGAGATTATTTTCTTGTCACTCCCTAA